DNA from Desulfatiglans anilini DSM 4660:
TTCATATCCTTGGAACAGCCCCTCTCAAAGCCACCGTTTATGAACGAATCCGCTTACGCTGCAATCTGTGCGGAGATATCTTCACCCCCGAGCTGCCCGAAGGGGTCTCCGAGCAAAAATACGACGATTCCGCTACGCCCATGCTGGCGATACTGAAGTATGGCTGCGGCATGCCCTTCAACCGGATCGAGACCCTTCAAAGGAATCTGGGCCAACCTCTGCCCGCCTCCACCCAGTGGGATATCCTCGATACCGCAGCCGTAG
Protein-coding regions in this window:
- a CDS encoding IS66 family transposase, with the protein product MPSVFVHILGTAPLKATVYERIRLRCNLCGDIFTPELPEGVSEQKYDDSATPMLAILKYGCGMPFNRIETLQRNLGQPLPASTQWDILDTAAVALAPVMDAMVSFAAQGTLLHNDDTSAKVLAFLKEQDPDSKRKGIFTT